TTTTAGGTAAACGAACAATTTCTGACGCCCCCTCCTGACTGAGTTGATTTGCTGTTAATGATTTTACTAAATCAGCAATGCCTTCTGCTCCGATTTTTTGCAGGGTTTGCAAAAGCTGATAACTATGGCTAATTAACTCTGTAACCTGAATTTCCTCATAAATAGGTTGGTAGTCACCTAAGCGTCTAATTCCCTCCCCAAGCAAAATGACAGCGCCACGCCAGTTAAGATTATTGAGATGGTAGCAAGCTACCGAAATTTGTAATATACCTTGATAAAACTGTTTGTTTGGTTCGGCAGCCTCCATCCACAATGCCTCTAAGGTGTCATGACAGGCATAAAATTCCTGTTGATTAAATTGCTCGACACCTTGCCAAAATTGCTCAGTCATAGGTGATTAATTCCAGAGTATGAGTCATTGGTCATTTAGAGTTGAAAATGACCAATGACTTAAAGACAATTAAGCCATGCTATCTCGAACGGATTGAAGCTCCTCGATGGTAATTTCCTGCTGTTCTCCAGAAAATTCGTTGTCTGGTGTCAAAAACAACATACAGTGGCATTCTTTGCGCTCACGCATGGGGATGCAAGGACAATTCCAGTAGGTGGCTTTCACCTCCGCTTCTTTGTCTTCGTAATGACGGCATGGACATAGGGGTGAACCTAAATCATCTTTGTGTTTCGCTAATCCTTCGATGACGACAGCCGTTACCGACGGGTCAGCACAAAAGTAGGTGTCCGTTCGTTTAGCATAGGTTTCGGCGAAATTCTTCATCGCCGCCAGTGTTTTCTCATTGGAAAGATTTGTGCTTTCTGATGTACTCATAAGTAAGATTCGCTAGATACCTTATTCCTTAGTGTGGTTGTTCACTTTTCTTTGCATTTTAACGCAAGCCTTCTAAGTAGGGCTTGCTGCATAACCCAAAAACCTTGAGCCATCAATGCTTTGAGCAGTAGAGAAGGTTGTTCATCTTCAAGGAAATGTGAGACTATCTATCAAAACTATGGCGATAGAATCACCGAAAATGTACCCCTGCTCTCCCCCTGCGTCCCCCGCTTCCCCCGCTCTTCCTGCTTTTTACCTTAAGTTGACACCAAGGGTACTGCTCACCCGCCTCATCTGAGGGTGCCATTCCGGTTAAATCCGGCTAAGGGACTGTTGTAGCTGACGTTGTAAGGGTTCCTCTTTATCAATAATTTGACCCGCGCAATTGGTCAGTCCTGAGGTGTGCCGTTCAGGTTGGGCTACTGTGGATGGTGACCAAAATAACCAACGACTACCCGGCGGAAGGGAATTGAGACTGGCGGATTGTTGGGTGAGCCAAATTAAGGGAAGATGGGGAGGATCGCCAGCGTCTGCATCTTCTCCCGGTTGGGTCGCAGCTAGGGCTTCTAAGACAACTTGATTTCCGTGTAATAATCCGGTTCTAGCTGTCCAGAGTCTAGCGTCAAGCTGACGAGAACAGGCATAGAAATAGAGGGAGGCGGCGGCAATCACGGCTGATTCAAAATCCTCGGATTGCCAACTTACCGCACTATCAAGGCAAATTACAATTTCTTGAGACCCCGTAAAGACTTCTAACTCCCGTACCATCAATTCTCCATACCGGGCGCTGGTACGCCAATGAATCAGACGAGTTGGATCACCTACGCGGTAAGGTCGTAGCGATCGCGTCAGGTCTTCTGTGGCGGATTGAGAACGGCGATCGCTTAACAGTTGTAGACTATCATCTGTGCCAATTTCGTCAACGATTGGACAACTGGTTAAGGGTAATACCGTAGGATACACAATTGCTGTGGCTGGCGCATGGCGGCTACGACGACACCAAAATAATCCTAAGGGGTTTCCAGTTCTTAGTTGGATTTCATGCCAGTGGTAGACGCCCCGCTTAGTGGTGGAATGGAAATAAACCCAGTGATAGACCCCCCTCGGCGCAATCGTTTCGATCGCGGTTTGCACGGGTTTTCCCAGTTCCGATTGGAGAATGTCCTGAACTTGTAATAACGTTTTGGGTTTAGGGGTAGGATTTTCAATATCGATTTCAATGGTGAGTTCATCACCCGCACTAACTGGAAAGATAGGACGGCGGTGGACTTGAAGATGACGTAGCGATCGCGGCGGTAAGATAACCGCTAACCCCAATAGCGCAAACGTTATACCACTGATGACATACAGCCACCCTGACATAGTATTGGTCGCCGCGCCAAAGAAACAAATCGCAATACCCGCTAATATCCATCCAGCATAAGCAGGAGTGACCCAATGGGTTTCTAACCAATCCGTGATTCGAGTGATGATGCCCATTTGACACACTCCTTACACCGCTTAGGCTTTTATCTTCTCACATTAAATCAAACAATAGATTATTACTGCTGGTGAAACCATGCCGTTAACGCCACCGCCAAAGCATCGGCTGCATCATCTGGCTTAGGTATACTCTCTAAATTTAACTCTCGCGCCACCGCTTGCTGTACCTCGTGCTTGTCTGCATTCCCATAACCTGTCAACGCTTGCTTCACCTGTCCAGGTGTAAACTCTACCATTGGCACCTGATGCTGGGCTAACACCAAGGTGACAACCCCCCGTGCCTGAGCCACGGTAATTGTATTACCCATCCGGTAAAAAAACAGCTTCTCTACGGCAACTAGATCCGGTTGGCACTGCTCCAGGATAGTATGTAAATCTTCGTAAATTGTACAGAGTCGCTTTCCCAGTTCCGTCCGCGCTGGCGTCTGAATGACACCAAAATCCAATAACTGTACAGATTCAGATGTCGATTTTCCCCGAACCTTGGTCATTGGTTTAACTTCAGCTTGGCAGATAATTGCCCCAAAGCCTAAAATCGCTAACCCTGGGTCTAGTCCTAAAATTCGCTTTCCCATCGACCTTGCTGTCTCCTAGAACACCAGTCTAGTGCATGATGGCAAACGTGTCTGAACTCAAAACTCATACCAAGTTGCGTTCTAACGTGTCATTCTGAGCCTAGCGTTGGGTCAAAACGTCCTCATTCAGGCAGATGCCATGAACAGTAAGACCTGCATTCAAGGGATGATTGTGTAGCTCGTGTTACAGTTTTGAGGAATTATAGCATCGACTTCGATGACACCGACTGGTGTTCTAGTCGTTGTGATTATTGACGTTCTCCGTTGGATTAATCAGTCGTCCCGGTATAATTTCCAAAATGTATCCTGACCAACCCATCCTCCCAGCTAATAAAAGAATATGGCACAGTTGACAGCAGACAATCCTACACCTCCCGTCAAGGACTTGAGCAATTGCCCTGCTCTTAGCTAAAGTCTATCCAGTTTTGTTCTCCGTTTCTGGTATCAGCAATGTCCTCAATTAGTCTCCTCAAACGCGCTCTACGAACCCTGCATAACGAGTCAAGAGGTAGGACGCCCCGACAAGTGAATCGGTGGTTTAAGTGGTTAGCCCCTGGACTATTCGTCAAACGCTGGTTGCTTCTCAGTGCCATAGGTGTACTACTAACGAGTCTGGGGGTAGCGATTTGGGCAAAGCTGACCCCCATTTTTTACTTAATCCAACTCACGTCCACCATTCTGGAAACCATCACCACAGTTATTCCCAACTATGTATCCGGACCGATCGCGATTATTTGTGGTCTGATGTTTATCTTCTGGGGACAAACCCGGACGGTGGGTTCGATTACTGAGGCACTAAAACCCGGAGGCGATGAAGAACTGGTAGATGTGCTGATCGCCCATCGTCGCCTGTATCGTGGTCCGAAAATTGTCGTCGTGGGCGGCGGTACGGGGTTGTCTACCTTACTCCGAGGACTGAAAATTTACAGCGCCCATATCACTGCCATTGTCACCGTAGCCGATGATGGCGGTTCCTCTGGGCGGCTGCGGCAAGAATTTGGGGTTCTGCCTCCGGGAGATATTCGCAACTGTTTGGCAGCTTTAGCAGACCAAGAAAAACTATTAACCGAACTGTTTCAATACCGTTTCTCAGCGGGGAATGGTCTAGTGGGTCACAGTTTTGGTAATTTATTTTTGACGGCAATGAGCGAGATTACGGGGGACTTAGAACGGGCAATTGCCGCCAGTTCTGAAGTTTTAGCGGTGCGAGGACGAGTTCTTCCGGCGACATTGAGTGATGTCTGTCTCTGGGCAGAATTAGAAGATGGGCGTCGGATTGAAGGCGAATCGAATATTACGGCTGCCAATGGTAAAATCGTCAAGATGGGTTGCACGCCAGAAAATCCTCCAGCTCTTCCCGCTGTTCTCAAAACGATTCACGAAGCCGATTACATTATTATTGGTCCGGGTAGTCTGTATACCAGCATCCTGCCGAATTTGTTAGTGCCAGAAATTACGGATGCGATCGCGGCAAGTACTGCTCCCCGAATCTATGTGTGTAATATCATGACTCAACCGGGTGAAACGGACGGATATACGGTTGCTGATCATATTCGCGCCCTGGACAATGGTTGTGGTCACTCTTTGTTTGATGCGGTTTTGGTGCATCGAAAAGTGCCTTCTGCTGAAGCCTTGATTAAGTATGCCCAAGTCAATTCCCACCCTGTTTTTCTGGATCGCGAAGCAACCGAGGAGTTAGGACGCCGCATTGTTTTAGCGAATGTCATGGATGAAGATGAGCACACGAATCTAGTCCGCCATAATCCGGAAAAGTTAGCACGGGTGTTACTACGCTGGTACAGTCGCGCTCATCTGATGTAAAAGGGGTAAGGAATGACTAAATTCCGTCTAACCGATGCACAAGCCACGCGATCGCTAGGTGTTCGTCTGGGGGAATCTTTGCCCCCAGGTACTGTGATTCTGCTAGAGGGGGATTTAGGTGCGGGTAAAACCACACTGGTGCAGGGAATTGGTGCAGGCTTGGGAATCACCGACGCGATCGTCAGTCCCACGTTTACTCTGATTAACGAATATCCCGAAGGACGCATTCCCCTCTATCATCTAGATTTGTACCGCCTAGAACCGGAAGCCGTAGCCGCGTTAGACCTAGAAAGCTATTGGGAAGGCGTGGAAATGCCCCTAGGAATCGTCGCGATCGAGTGGGCGGATCGATTACCCTATTTACCAGAATCTTATCTGCATTTGAATTTAACCTATTTAAGCGAAGGTGGACGTCAAGCCCAACTCATTTCTGTCTCAACGGGGAAATCTGAGGCGGCGATGGAACTGCCTCTATAAGGATAAGTAGTCGGACTTTCATTAAAGTTGACGGTTGAGATGGGGGAACAGGGAATAGGGAACAGGGAACAGTAAAGATTTGAGGCTTGTTAACATTTCTTAGTA
The DNA window shown above is from Coleofasciculus chthonoplastes PCC 7420 and carries:
- a CDS encoding bifunctional alanine racemase/tRNA (adenosine(37)-N6)-threonylcarbamoyltransferase complex ATPase subunit type 1 TsaE, whose protein sequence is MTKFRLTDAQATRSLGVRLGESLPPGTVILLEGDLGAGKTTLVQGIGAGLGITDAIVSPTFTLINEYPEGRIPLYHLDLYRLEPEAVAALDLESYWEGVEMPLGIVAIEWADRLPYLPESYLHLNLTYLSEGGRQAQLISVSTGKSEAAMELPL
- a CDS encoding DUF309 domain-containing protein, which produces MTEQFWQGVEQFNQQEFYACHDTLEALWMEAAEPNKQFYQGILQISVACYHLNNLNWRGAVILLGEGIRRLGDYQPIYEEIQVTELISHSYQLLQTLQKIGAEGIADLVKSLTANQLSQEGASEIVRLPKIIRVNLS
- the ruvC gene encoding crossover junction endodeoxyribonuclease RuvC, coding for MGKRILGLDPGLAILGFGAIICQAEVKPMTKVRGKSTSESVQLLDFGVIQTPARTELGKRLCTIYEDLHTILEQCQPDLVAVEKLFFYRMGNTITVAQARGVVTLVLAQHQVPMVEFTPGQVKQALTGYGNADKHEVQQAVARELNLESIPKPDDAADALAVALTAWFHQQ
- a CDS encoding DUF58 domain-containing protein produces the protein MGIITRITDWLETHWVTPAYAGWILAGIAICFFGAATNTMSGWLYVISGITFALLGLAVILPPRSLRHLQVHRRPIFPVSAGDELTIEIDIENPTPKPKTLLQVQDILQSELGKPVQTAIETIAPRGVYHWVYFHSTTKRGVYHWHEIQLRTGNPLGLFWCRRSRHAPATAIVYPTVLPLTSCPIVDEIGTDDSLQLLSDRRSQSATEDLTRSLRPYRVGDPTRLIHWRTSARYGELMVRELEVFTGSQEIVICLDSAVSWQSEDFESAVIAAASLYFYACSRQLDARLWTARTGLLHGNQVVLEALAATQPGEDADAGDPPHLPLIWLTQQSASLNSLPPGSRWLFWSPSTVAQPERHTSGLTNCAGQIIDKEEPLQRQLQQSLSRI
- a CDS encoding gluconeogenesis factor YvcK family protein, with protein sequence MSSISLLKRALRTLHNESRGRTPRQVNRWFKWLAPGLFVKRWLLLSAIGVLLTSLGVAIWAKLTPIFYLIQLTSTILETITTVIPNYVSGPIAIICGLMFIFWGQTRTVGSITEALKPGGDEELVDVLIAHRRLYRGPKIVVVGGGTGLSTLLRGLKIYSAHITAIVTVADDGGSSGRLRQEFGVLPPGDIRNCLAALADQEKLLTELFQYRFSAGNGLVGHSFGNLFLTAMSEITGDLERAIAASSEVLAVRGRVLPATLSDVCLWAELEDGRRIEGESNITAANGKIVKMGCTPENPPALPAVLKTIHEADYIIIGPGSLYTSILPNLLVPEITDAIAASTAPRIYVCNIMTQPGETDGYTVADHIRALDNGCGHSLFDAVLVHRKVPSAEALIKYAQVNSHPVFLDREATEELGRRIVLANVMDEDEHTNLVRHNPEKLARVLLRWYSRAHLM
- a CDS encoding ferredoxin-thioredoxin reductase catalytic domain-containing protein, which gives rise to MSTSESTNLSNEKTLAAMKNFAETYAKRTDTYFCADPSVTAVVIEGLAKHKDDLGSPLCPCRHYEDKEAEVKATYWNCPCIPMRERKECHCMLFLTPDNEFSGEQQEITIEELQSVRDSMA